One stretch of Candidatus Bathyarchaeota archaeon DNA includes these proteins:
- a CDS encoding ubiquitin-like protein: protein MKLFIQAPIGPQTGLAEIEVIPDHTIGEVKQQVCSSFGIDQTTVALMYGGVVLDESMTITSAGIPESAQLALMPHNIIGGNI from the coding sequence ATGAAATTATTCATTCAAGCACCGATCGGCCCTCAAACCGGTCTTGCAGAAATCGAAGTAATTCCAGATCACACAATAGGTGAAGTTAAGCAACAGGTTTGCAGCTCATTTGGAATCGATCAAACTACTGTTGCCTTAATGTATGGTGGCGTAGTATTGGATGAGAGTATGACAATAACTTCAGCAGGAATACCTGAGAGTGCTCAACTTGCTCTGATGCCACATAATATTATTGGCGGGAACATATGA
- a CDS encoding ubiquitin-conjugating enzyme E2, which translates to MNIQLLYKEKSFLNHQFPTITAINDPPSVFEGMIRCEKGEVKNLAQDKIWPFTEYIDWHRFRLELPKEYPLKPPVITWLTDISHPNIVTNIPGAVCASIIGEAWRPNLRLVSVVNALYYLLSDPNPLNVFDDPKCLKSAEICRKYGFPKSSAGKKQEESEKLVRFNIIPVPEPTHIEKPNDTIHFTVLGRENESKFPNR; encoded by the coding sequence ATGAACATTCAATTATTATATAAAGAGAAATCTTTTCTTAACCATCAGTTTCCAACAATTACTGCAATAAATGATCCACCATCTGTTTTTGAGGGTATGATTAGATGCGAAAAAGGCGAAGTCAAAAATCTTGCCCAAGATAAAATATGGCCTTTTACAGAATATATCGATTGGCACCGCTTTAGACTGGAACTTCCAAAAGAATATCCACTCAAGCCCCCTGTCATTACTTGGCTAACGGATATATCGCATCCAAATATAGTTACAAATATTCCTGGTGCAGTTTGTGCTTCAATAATTGGCGAAGCATGGAGACCAAACCTTAGGTTGGTATCTGTAGTAAATGCTTTGTATTATCTCCTTTCAGACCCAAATCCACTTAATGTTTTTGATGACCCTAAATGTTTAAAGTCTGCAGAGATCTGCAGAAAATATGGATTTCCCAAAAGTTCAGCAGGTAAAAAACAAGAAGAATCTGAAAAATTAGTTAGATTTAATATAATTCCAGTACCTGAACCCACTCATATTGAAAAACCTAATGATACAATTCATTTTACCGTTCTTGGTAGAGAGAATGAGAGTAAATTTCCCAATCGTTAA
- a CDS encoding ThiF family adenylyltransferase: MKIKASIPSFKECELRISKNAKTSKLKNDICKKFGIEKELTKLLFNGKVLNEEKKVGELLSESDQIIVDYIWARQLILWGIEGQKEIRNSTIFIAGAGALGNEVVKNLAMLGIRRLIIVDNDVVELSNTNRMIFFDKEDVGKSKAKVLAKKINKKFPFVEVWAADKTLEDVPVGYYLKSNLIISCLDNLLTRMHLTIISRKYSIPIIDGGISGYQARVQTYLPPNDPCFICPFSIENYGQFIGLRNACDGPIEEVKIPSFPTTISLTSSLQSQEAMKLLLGYKNYKEKGVWSKKTGKPLKGVWVADLDHNKYSIIDLKKNSGCFICGKNGLVKEPIPIHEFRIKELKNSSKKLFERIKIISGSKIDKISFVDSFGELKEIKSERKLSDYQLDKGERLHAIFEQEEDYKEMIIKII, encoded by the coding sequence ATGAAGATAAAAGCATCAATTCCTTCGTTTAAAGAGTGCGAGTTAAGAATTTCTAAAAATGCTAAAACTAGTAAGTTAAAAAATGACATATGTAAGAAATTTGGTATAGAAAAGGAGCTAACCAAGCTTCTTTTCAATGGGAAAGTATTAAATGAAGAAAAGAAAGTTGGGGAATTATTATCAGAATCAGATCAAATAATTGTCGATTATATCTGGGCAAGGCAATTAATTCTATGGGGCATTGAAGGACAAAAAGAAATTAGAAACTCTACAATTTTTATTGCCGGTGCAGGAGCCCTTGGAAACGAAGTAGTAAAAAACCTAGCGATGTTAGGAATCAGGAGGTTAATTATAGTTGATAATGATGTGGTCGAATTATCAAATACTAATAGAATGATTTTTTTCGACAAGGAGGATGTAGGTAAATCAAAAGCCAAGGTTCTTGCTAAGAAAATCAACAAAAAGTTTCCCTTTGTGGAAGTCTGGGCAGCTGATAAAACACTTGAAGATGTACCTGTAGGCTACTATCTAAAATCGAATCTTATTATTAGTTGTCTTGATAATTTACTAACACGAATGCATCTAACAATTATTTCTAGAAAATATAGCATTCCAATCATCGATGGTGGTATATCGGGCTACCAAGCTAGAGTGCAAACCTATTTGCCGCCAAATGATCCATGTTTTATATGTCCATTCTCAATTGAGAATTATGGGCAGTTTATAGGTTTAAGAAATGCGTGCGATGGACCTATTGAAGAAGTGAAAATTCCTTCTTTTCCAACAACAATATCATTGACGTCATCCCTTCAATCGCAAGAAGCTATGAAATTGTTGCTTGGTTATAAGAATTATAAGGAAAAAGGAGTTTGGTCAAAAAAAACTGGTAAGCCACTAAAAGGAGTTTGGGTAGCTGATTTAGATCATAATAAATATTCAATAATTGATTTAAAAAAGAATAGCGGTTGTTTTATTTGTGGAAAGAATGGATTGGTTAAAGAGCCGATCCCAATTCATGAATTCAGAATAAAAGAATTGAAGAACTCATCAAAGAAGCTATTTGAACGAATAAAGATTATATCAGGAAGTAAAATAGATAAAATATCATTTGTAGATTCCTTTGGAGAATTGAAGGAAATTAAAAGCGAAAGGAAATTGAGCGATTATCAATTAGATAAAGGTGAACGTCTTCATGCTATTTTTGAACAAGAAGAAGATTATAAAGAAATGATCATCAAAATCATTTAG